CTTCTCTTCCGGCACGAGCTGATCCCAATCTGTGCGATTCCCATCGATGGTCAGCATGCCTTCTTTGTTCGGGTACATGCCGAGGACTCCAAACAGAGACTCATTGGTCAACACGTTGATCCACAGGGAGCGCCGATCTTCCGGCAACTCAAAGCGCATCGTATTCCACGTTTTTTTGAACCACTCGTCCTGCCAGACGAATACGATTGCTCCTGCATAACCTTCCTGATGGATTTCTTGCAAAAGCTCGACATCGATCTCTCCCTGCTGCTTTTCTGAATGACCACCCTGATTGCGCCCCAAATTGCCTAGATGGGCGACTCCCACCGATGCCGGGACCCCGAATTCCGTCACCATGATCGGCATGTTTTTGTGATACTGCTTCAGTTGTCGCAAATACGCTTTGTACGTATCCATTTGCCCTGCATCGTTCTTCAGCTGTTGCAGGGTAGTGTCGTAGCGGAAGAAATCGGGATAATACGGGTACACGTGATAGGAAGCGAAGTAGCCTGCCTCCCACTGTGTTGGCTCTATATGGGTAGGATCGACACTGACCAAATCCTCATGATGAATCGGCTCTCCCGGATGCGATAAGGGGTCTGTAGTCACCCAATTGGTGAAGGTCATCGGATGCTGCCAACCGTATTTGTTCTCCTCCATTGCGACGGTATCCACCATTTCAGCAATCCATGTCTCAAAAGCGGTTGCATTCGGTGTCGCGTGGAAGTACTTCCCTTGATAGGGAGCAACTTTTTGATGTAGGCGGTTGGTGTTTTTCACCATCACGGGGTCCCACTCGGTCCCTGTGTGCCAGCCGATCAAATATTTGCCCGCATTGGCACGGTATGTACCACTTGCCTTTCCCGGTTTTTCCGGCAGGGTGATGTCCCCGTAAACAGCGCCGACTGCATCCTTGATTTCCTGTCGAAACTCCTCGCGAATCTCTGGCAGATAAGCGTCTTTCTTTTCAATCAACAGCTCTTCTGGACTCCAAATGCCCTGCATCAAATAGAGAGGGTCTCCTTCTTTTTGCCGATTGTAATCGACCAGAGCTTCATAAAAGACAGGAGAATGGATGGTATACACACGAATGACGTTCGCTCCCATCTCGTCGATCATCGCGAACCAGCGCATGTAATCCTCTCTTGTTATGGGAAGCTCACCCGGATAATGACCCGGTAATGATGCCCCCAGATTGACACCTTTCGCAAAAAAGGGCTGCCATTTCTCATTCTGATAGACTTCGAACAGCTCGCCATTCGCGCGAAATTTTAATTGAGCACCTGTAGTCGTCTCCATGCTTTCGACACGATCTGCTGCCCAAAACCACCAGAAGGCACTTGCCCCCACCACGATCAGCATGGTCAGGCTCATCCAGCGCCATCTTCTCTTTTTTGTTGGCTCCATTCCTCGTCAACCTCCGATATGTTGCCACGTCACAGTCATTGTAAACATAGGGAGCGAATCGTTCCCATAGACAAAAATCACTATTGTGCATTTTTCAGATTTGTCATGAAATTGTAATGTTGGGACGGATTCGCCTCCATTGACCTACGTTTTTTGTAGAGAAGTCCTGCAACCGGGACGGTCTTCTGGCCCACACTTTTTCTCAATTAGGTACATTTACTCGTTCCTTTTTTTTCCTTTTCGCTAGTAAAAATGGTAGGTTGCTACTATTTGGAAGGCGTTGGATTTTTTCGAGATAAGGGATTATTTACAAAAAGAATACAAAGTGTTTCGCACATTGATTCTGAGGAAGGTTTATTTATAATAGACATAAAGAATCTATAAAGGTGGTATATAAACATGAATCAACTTATCGATGTAGGGATTATTGGCGGCGGACCAGCAGGTATGAGTGCCGCTCTCGCACTTGGCAGGGCAAGAAAAAGTGTGGTCGTTATCGATGAAGGCCGTCCACGTAATCGCGTTACAAGTGAGTCACATGGCTTTCTTACGAGAGACGGCATCACTCCGAGCGAATTTCGTCGCATTGCAAGGGAGCAAATCAGCGCCTACCCCTCCGTTCACTTTGTGGAGGATACAACAGTAACGATCACGGGACACGATGGAAATTTTCTCATAACGACTGCACAGGGAACGACTTATCAGAGCAAAAAGCTGCTGTTCGCAGTGGGAATGAAGGATCTTCCTTTGCCTGTTAACGGATTAGCAGAAGTGTATGGAAAAAGTGCTTTTGTCTGCCCTTATTGCGATGGATGGGAATTACGCGACCAGCCACTCGTCTTGATCGCCAACGGAGAGAAGGCATTGCATTTGGCAAAAATGCTGTCTGGTTGGACCAATCAATACACCGTCTGCACCAATGGACCAGATGAGTTCACGGAAGAACAAAGGTTGGAGCTGTTGCAGCATCGCGTTCCTGTCTTTGACTCCCCGATTGAGCGTATTGTATCTGTCGATGGGATGGTGCAGCGCGTTGAGCTTACAAATGGCAACTTCATATCGTGCACCGGGATCTTTTTTGCTCCCAAGCTCGTGGCTGGATCTGACTTGCCGCAAGCATTAGGCTGCCAGGTAACGGAAGCAGGTACGGTTATCGTCGACAGCTTTGGGAAAACGAGCGTACCGGGGGTCTACAGTGCTGGTGATGCAGCAACTACACACTACCAGGTGATCACTGCCGTTGCTCTAGGCTCTGCGGCTGGTATGAGTATCAACAACGAACTGCTTTTAGAGGAATGGAATGGTCAACGTTAGCACCATCTCCACGTGTTCCTTCCATAAAAAAAGGACAATCCCTCCGTCTTCACTAGACGGGTGGGACTGTCCCTCTTCTATATTATAGAAGCAATGCTCTTTCTTTGATTACAACGTCTTCTGTCCTGGCTTCCAGTTCGCCGGGCACAGACCGCCAGCTTGCAGGGCTTGCAAAATACGAGTCGTCTCTGCCACGCTGCGACCTACGTTCATGTCAGTTACCACTTGGTAGCGCAGAATGCC
This genomic stretch from Brevibacillus sp. DP1.3A harbors:
- a CDS encoding NAD(P)/FAD-dependent oxidoreductase — encoded protein: MNQLIDVGIIGGGPAGMSAALALGRARKSVVVIDEGRPRNRVTSESHGFLTRDGITPSEFRRIAREQISAYPSVHFVEDTTVTITGHDGNFLITTAQGTTYQSKKLLFAVGMKDLPLPVNGLAEVYGKSAFVCPYCDGWELRDQPLVLIANGEKALHLAKMLSGWTNQYTVCTNGPDEFTEEQRLELLQHRVPVFDSPIERIVSVDGMVQRVELTNGNFISCTGIFFAPKLVAGSDLPQALGCQVTEAGTVIVDSFGKTSVPGVYSAGDAATTHYQVITAVALGSAAGMSINNELLLEEWNGQR